CAGGTGACGCCTCGGTGGTGTCGCTTTTTTCGCGCGAAGACATGGGCGCCATGCTGGATCTGAAGCTGGAAACCGTGAGCCGCACGGTCAATATCTTCGTGCGCGAAGGCCTGATTCAACCGCTGGACAAGATCGGCCGTGTGTACAGCGTGATTGACCCTGTGGGCCTGACCTTGCCAAAGGCGTGAAGCGGCCCTGAGCGTGCAACGGTTGCTGGCCCCCGGATTCAGTGCTCCACCATACCGGCCAGTCAAGAGTCCCCTGGCTTCGGAGGGCGCCATCGGCGCGCCGATAATCAAGGCCAATGTCTGCTCCTCCGGCCACGGCCCCGCTCCCCAATCCATCGCTGGCCTCTGGCCTCTTGCTCGCTGCAGCAGGCTCCATCGCCTTCAGCGGCAAGGCCATCATCGTCAAGCTGGCCTACCGCTACGGGGTGGATGCGGTCACGCTCATCATGCTGCGCATGCTGTTTGCCCTGCCGCTGTTTCTGGCGCTGGCCTGGTGGTCCAGCCGAGGAAAGGCACCACTGACTCGCAACGACTGGCTGGGCGTGTTTGGCCTGGGCCTCACGGGCTACTACCTGGCAAGCTACCTGGATTTCTGGGGTCTGGAATACATCAGCGCCAGCCTGGAGCGCCTCATTCTGTATCTCAACCCGACCGTGGTGCTGGTGTTGGGCTGGATCATCTACAAGCGCCGCATCACCGCCTTGCAGGGCGCAGCGATGGCGATGAGCTACGCGGGCGTGCTGCTGGTGTTTGGCCATGAGGTGGGGCTGCAGGGGCCCGACGCTGCGCTCGGCACGCTGCTGGTTTTTCTCAGTGCCGTGAGCTATGCCATCTACCTGCTGTACAGCGGGGAAATGGTCAAGCGCCTGGGGTCGTTGCGGCTGGTGGGATTGGCCACCAGCGTGGCCTGTGGCCTTGTCTTGCTGCAATTTGCCCTGTTGCGGCCGCTGGACACGGCGTTCGCGGTGGCGCCGGCAGTGATCTACCTCTCGATTCTGAATTCGGTGCTGTGCACCTTTGCGCCCGTCTTGATGGTGATGATGGCGGTAGAGCGCATCGGCGCCGGGCTGGCGGCGCAAACCGGCATGATCGGGCCCATGTCCACCATCTTGATGGGCGTGGTGATTCTCGGTGAGCCGTTCAACGGCTGGATCGTGGTGGGCACCGTGCTCGTCATGGGCGGGGTATTTCTGGTGACGCGGATGGGCCGCACACCTTCCAACTGAACAGGAGACAAGACGATGGATTTGGGTATCAAAGGCAAATGGGCGTTGGTGTGTGGCGCGAGCAAAGGCCTGGGCCTGGGCTGCGCCCAGGCGTTGAGCGCCGAGGGCGTCAACGTGGTCATCGTGGCGCGGGGTGTGAGCGAGCTCGAGCGCGCGGCGGAGGGCTTGCGCGCTGCGAACCCGGGCGTCACCGTGGTTCCTGTGGTGGCCGATATCACCACCCCAGAAGGTCGCGCGAAAGCGCTGGACGCGCCTGGCGGCCCGGGCGGCAGTTTTGACATCGTCGTCACCAATGCGGGCGGCCCGCCACCGGGCGATTTCCGAGGCTGGGACCGCGACGCCTGGCTGAAAGCGCTTGACGCCAACATGATCACGCCCATCGAACTCATCAAAGCCACGGTCGATGGCATGGCGCAGCGCGGCTTTGGCCGCATCGTCAACATCACCAGCAGCGCCGTGAAGGCGCCGATCGACATTCTGGGTTTGTCCAATGGCGCACGCAGTGGCCTGACCGGCTTTGTGGCAGGCGTGTCGCGCAGCGGCCTGGCCGCGCAGGGCGTGACCATCAATAACCTGTTGCCGGGCGCCTTTGATACCGACCGCCTGAAAGTCACCTTCGCAGGCGCCGCATCCAAAACCGGGCAACCTGTTGAATCGTTGATGGACGCGCGGCGCCAGACGATTCCGGCCAGGCGCTTTGGCCAGCCCGAAGAATTCGGTGCCATCTGCGCTTTCCTTTGCAGCCAGCACGCCGGCTACATGACCGGTCAAAACGTATTGGCCGACGGCGGCGCCTACCCCGGTACCTACTGATCTGCCGCTCACAGCACCGGGCCGGGCTGGCGCGCCTGCCGCCAGCCCGGCCCGGTGCGCCCAGGCGCCCTCAATCCCCCAGCTTGATACCGATCTGCTTGATGCGCTGACCGTCCATGCTGCGCACGCTGAGTTCGGCCTTGCCCAGGGTGGCGCTGTCGCCCTCCACCGGAGGGCGATCAAGCTCCTCGCGCAGCCAGCGCCCCGCGCTTTGATCGGACTCACTCGGCACGGGCAGGCCATAAAAGGTACACAGGTCCATCATGGGCGTGCTCGCGTCGATCACAAAGTCGCCAAACACCTGGCGTGCCTGCGCCATATCAGACGGGTCGGGTAGCGTCACACCCAGGCGCCGCGCGCTCCAGGCGATGGTGGAGCCCTGGAACAGCAGCGAAGTGATCACCACGACAAAAGCCACATTGAAAAACGTGTGGGAGCCCGGTACACCCGCCATCACCGGGAACACCGCCAATACAATCGGCACCGCCCCGCGCAGCCCGACCCACGAGACAAATGCGATTTCGTTGTTCGCAAAGCGCATCGGCTTGAGGCACAGCCAGACCGACAGCGGCCGGGCGACCAGCATCAGCACCAGCGATACACCCAGCGCCGGCCACAGCGTGCGCAGCAACTCGCTCGGGGTGACCAGCAAGCCCAGCAACAGGAACATGCCAGCCTGCGACAGCCAGGCGTAGCCGTCCATGGCCGAGAGGGCCGGGCGCACCTGTTTGCGCGCCCGGTTGCCCGCGATCACACCCATGGCGTACACCGCCAGAAAACCCGAGCCACCCAGTGCGGTGGTGCCGGCATAAACCGCCAGGCCACCCGAAACGATCAACAGGGCGCGTATTCCGCCTCCGCCATCAGGGCCGCGCCCCAGCCGAATCAGCAACCAGGCCAGGCCGAAGCCGCTTATCAGGCCCAGCGCCGCGCCCCAGCCCATTTGATGCAGCAGCGCGATCAGCAGCGCGCCCCAGTTGACGTCAGGCCCGGCCATGGGGGCTGCGGCGGCCGTCAAGGCGATGCCGATCAGACTCAGGGTCAGAAAAACAGCCATCGGGTCGTTCATGCCCGACTCGATCTCCAGCGTGGCGGCCACCCGTTCATTGAGTTTCACCCCCGATGACTTCAACAGCGAGAACACCGCAGCCGCATCGGTGGAGCCCACGATGGCGCCCACCAGCAGCGCCAGTGGCCATTGCAGCGCGAGCAGAAAATGTGCCGCTACTGCTGTGAGCCCGGTGCACACCACCACGCCCAGCGTGGCCAGCCACAGCGCGGGTCTCAGCCCGGTGCGAAAGGTGGTGAACTCGGTGCGCAACCCGCCGTCGAGCAAGATCACAGCCAGCGCCACGTTGCCAACCCAGAAGCTCAGCCGGAAATCGTCAAATACCAGGCCGCCCGGGCCATCGACCCCCGCGAGCGTGCCCACCACCAGAAAAACCAGCAAGAAAGAAAAACCGGCGCGCGCCGAGACAACGCCCGCCAATACGCTGAAAAAGATCAGGGACGCGGCGGCGAGCAGGGGCAGGGCGAGAAAATCGAGCGAGAGAGACATGCGTTGACGCTATCAGGAAGCGTGCCAGGTTGGGTGGGAAGCGTGAAATGGGCGGCGGGCAGGATCGGGCTCAGTAGAAATCGGCGCCACGCTCCGGTGGCACTGTGTTGATCGTATTGGAAAGAACACCCATGAGCGTTTTGCCCCCGTGCCCCAAATGCCGATCTTCCTACACCGATGAGGATGGGGCTTTGCTGGTGTGTCCCGAATGCGCCCATGAGTGGCCGGCCTCGGCTGCCGAGGCATCAGAAGACCCATCCGACACCGGCTTGGTGGTGAAAGACGCCAACGGTGCACAGCTGTCCGGTGGTGATCAGGTGGTTTTGATCAAGGACCTGAAGATCAAAGGCTCTCCGTCGGGCGTGGAAGCGGGCACCAGGGTGAAGGGTATTCGGCTGGTCGAAGGCGATCACAACATCGATTGCAAGATTCTGGGTTTCGGTGCGATGCAGCTCAAGTCGGAATTCGTAAAGGAAGCCTGACCTTAGCGCCATGCACATCGCCATGCTCACCTTTCAGGGCTTTCACGAACTCGATTCGCTGATCACCCCTAGCGTTCTCAACCGCATCAGGAAACCCGGCTGGCGCGTGACGCTCTGTAGCCCCGAGGCTTCGGTGACCTCCGTGAATGGCGTGACCGTTCAGGCGAGTCCCGCCTGGAAGACGCAGCATCGGCCGACGCGGTGCTGGTGGGCAGCGGCATGCTCACGCGTGAGGTGGTCAACGCTCCGGCCATCATGTCCATGCTGCGGCTCGATGCCGCGCGCCAGCCCGTGGGCGCGCAGTGTTCGGGCACGCTGGTATGGGCCAAACTGGGCCTGCTGGACGCCGTGCCTGCTTGCACCGATCTCACCACCAAACCGTGGGTGCAGGAAGCCGGCGCCAAGGTGTTGGACCAGCCATTCTTCGCCGAGGGCAATGTGGCTACGGCGGGCGGTTGCCTCGCCTTGCCTCGCCCTACCTTGCGGCCTGGATCATCGCGCGTACCGAGGGCATTGAGGCTGCCCGCGCCGCGCTGCACTGTGTGGCGCCGGTGGGAGAAAAAGAGGCTTATGTGGAGCGGGCCATGAACAACATCGGGCTCTGTTTGCCCGCCGAACAAGCCTTTTCGGGCGGGTTGCGCAGCCTATGGAGGATTCATTGATTGACACCCCATTGGCGGCCCGATACCGTGTCACAGCCGCGTGATTCCCGTCTCGGATGCGGCAACCAGGAGAAACACATGGCCAAGCTCTTTGCGATCTACCAACAGCCCGTCGATCCAGCAGCCTTCGACAAATACTACTTCGACACCCATGTTCCGCTGGCCAAAAAAATACCTGGCTTGCGCAGCTATGAGGTGACCCGGGGTGACGTCATGGGCATGGGCGGCAAACATGCTGTCTACCTCACCGCTGTGCTCGCGTTCGATTCGATGGCGGCGATTGCCGCTGGAATGGGTTCAGCCGAAGGCCAGGCCACCGCGGCCGATCTGGCCAACTTCGCCCAGGCCGGGGTCGATGTGATGATGGGCGAGACCGAAATGATCTAGTGCCATCTGAGCGAGCGCTGCTGATGGCGGTCCGCGTGTGGCTTTCCCGCTGAAATGCGGAGCCTGTAGCGGGGGGTTTGCGGGCATTTCCGCCTTTGTTTTGACGATGGGGTTTCTCAGGCTGGCGCAGCAAAACCCAAAAAGCTAGGATTCGGTTTGAACACGCCCAAGGTGGGCGTGGTGGTATGTCAACTCAAGGAGCATTCAAATGGCAGGTTGGTTTGAAATGAGCAAGAGCAAAGATGGACAGTTCCGGTTTGTACTCAAGGCGGGCAACGCCGAAACCGTGCTCACCAGTGAACTCTACAAATCGAAGCGGTCTGCCGAAAACGGCATTGCATCGGTGCAGGCAAATTGCGCCAACGAGGCCCGCTTCGAACGCAAAACCGCATCCAATGGCAAAGCCTTTTTCAACCTGAAGGCCGGCAACCACCAGGTGATCGGCTCCAGCCAGATGTACGCATCGGAAGCCTCCCGTGAAAACGGCATCGCGAGCGTCAGAACGAACGGCGTGTCCAAGACGGTCAAAGTGAACATCTGACCGCCGTTGCCGGGGTTTTCCTCGGTGAATCGAATCGAAAAGGGCTGCATTGAGCAGCCCTTTTTTTTCGAGCTGTTGCCCGAACTGGGTCAACCCCGCTCAATTGACCCAGCACCCATTGAAGGGCACGGCAGACAAGGGAATATCGAAGGCGGCGGCGTTGTAGGTGTTGCCGGCAGCCTGGCCGGTGACGTTCCTGAAGCGATAGGCCCAACACCGGTTGGGATACGTCACCGCATTGTTGAAGATGTGGGCGTCTTCGAAGTTCTGAATCACGATGTAGCCGTTGAGGAACTGGTTGTCACGGATATCGGCCCGTCCGCTGCTGTACAAATACATGCCGCAGCCGTTGCACACATTGTTGTGAATGACGTTGTAGTCGGGGTTGCTGCGGGTGCGGCCAGGGCGGGCGTAACCAATGATCCCCGACTTGCCGTTGTACGAACCGTTCAGCATGGTGATGTTGTTGTTGCGGATGGTCTGGTCGGCTTCAGGCCAGAACACGATGGGTCCATCGATGTAGGTACGGCCGTCGTCGCCTCCGGTGGTGCTGGCTTCGCCCTGGTGCATGGTGTTGCCTTCAATCAAGATGTTGAAGCCCCGGGTGTTGACCACATCGCCACCGCGGTTGTGGTGGAAGTTGTTGCCCCGAATGATCACGTCTCTCACCAGATAACCTCCAAGCGGCTCGATATCGATACCAAACTGGGGGCTGGTGCCTTTGGTATGGTGAATCTGATTGCCTTCGATCAACACCCGCGCGCCACCCACGATGGAGATGCCCTGGCGTCGGTTGGTGTCGAAATTGTTGCCGGTGATGGTGATGTCTTGCGGCGTCGAAGGGGCCTTGCCCACGATCAAAATGCCGTCGCCATTGGCCTGGGTGATGTACACCCCTTGAACCTCCACGTACTGGCTGGAGCCTTCTATACAGATGGCGTGTCCTTCGTCGTGTGCGGTGCCTCCGCTGCTGGATGGGGTGTAGGTGTGGTTGTAACGGTCACCCACGATGGTGCCGCCTGAGACAGACACGTTTTTCTTGCCATTGATGGTGACCACACAATAATTCCAACGGTCATTGGGGACCATGCGCAGCACCGCACCGGGCTCCAGAACCAAGGCCATGTTGCTCGGCAATTTGATGCCGCCAGCATAGTTGTACGTCTGTATTTTTCCCAGCAAATATTCGCCGGCGGGCACCCGGAATTGCCCAATGCCCTGTGATGAAGCCCAGTCGATGGCAGCCTGCATCCCATCGGTGGTGGCGGTGGCATTTGACGCGTTGCTTGCCACGCCCCATCGCCAAGGCTCCAGTGTGTAGCTGCTGGTTGGGATGGTGGGCTTCACAACCTCGGGCCAGGTGTCGACGTCGCTTTCCGCTGGCTGCACGTAGTAGGCGACACCTTCGTAGGTGTACTGGGGCAGGGTGTTGCGAATGCTCGTCATCTCTGCGTCAGAGGCGGTGTAGAAGTGAAATCCCGCGCCGGGCAGATAGAAGCGGTGCAAAGGCAAGCGGTCTGCCGCAGCGGTTTTGCTGGCGTAATAAGCCACCCCTTCGTAAGTGAACACAGGCAGGTTCGCTTGCACAAACCGCTTTTCGTCTGCACTGATGGTGTACAGATGCATGCCCGTGGTCCGGTTGTAAAAGCGGTGCACCGCATCGAGCCCGGCACCTGCGGACCGGTGGGCAGAAAACGCCGCACCCTCGTAGCGCATGGTTTGAATCGATACGCGAACCTGATCCCGCTCGGTGGTGCTTGCGGTAAAAAAGTGCCCTGATGTGTTGGCGTTGAAGAAGCGAAATACATTGGTGCGCTCATCTGCCGTTGACTTGTTTGCCTTGGCAAGCGACTCTTCGTCCGAAGCCGGCAGGGGGCTTCGCCCATTTGGCTGCCGCTCGGCTGCCGATTCGGCCCGCTGCAGTTCAGCTGTGCTGAGTTGAGCGGCCTTCTGAAGCAAAACGCCGGTTGGCGACAGCGCCTGATGGGTCTTTTCACTGGGGGCCGCATTGACGCCTTGCGCCAGGTTTGCCTCGCTGCCACTGCTGCCCCCACCGCAACCACTCAAAGCCAATGCAAACAGGGCAAGCCAAGGCGCCGTACGGGTGCACGTAGATGGTTTGCAAGCAGGTCGAAGGATGGAGTGGTTCATCTGAACAGGCCCTAATTGACCGGAGAAAACAAGGCCTTCACCGAAGGCGAGTAAACGTGCACTGAGGGGGGCCGAAGAGGGACCGGTCTCAGCCCTGAAGCGCGCAGGGCGTTGCGAGAGCCGGTCCTCAATGCAAACAGTTCGACGGGTAGCCTGCTGTGATCGAATCGGCCTTTCATTTTAGAGACGCCAGAGCTGAACAGCAATGCGCTGGACAGTGGGCTGGGCGCGGTAGCCAGCTTGTCTGGCGTTGCTGCGCTGTTCGAACCCTGCGGCGGTCTGACCACCAGGGCAGATTGCACTCGAAACTGTTGGCCGGCTCCGGCCAGACGTTCGCGTCGGAAGCGCCCCATGATCGAGGCTGCCAGGCATCCAGAGGCAGTGCCTTTGATCCATCGCATGGACAGGGGCGCGGCCATCCGCAATACTGGATTCATATGAAATCAGCTGCGCCCCCAACCGATGCGTCCCTGGCCAATGAGCCTGTCTTTGTCGCCCGTGGCCTGACCAAGGTTTACGGCGAAGGCGAAACCGCGGTGCACGCCTTGCGAGGGGTGGACCTGGACATCACCCGTGGCGAGTTTGTGGTCTTGCTCGGCGCCTCGGGCAGCGGCAAATCGACCCTGCTCAACATCCTCGGAGGGCTCGATTCGGCCACCAGTGGCAGCGCGGTCTGGACCCATGAGGGGCAGGTGCACGAGCTGATCGGCGCGGGGGATGCAGAGCTCACCCGCTACCGCCGGGAACACGTGGGCTTCGTGTTTCAGTTCTACAACCTCATCCCCAGCCTGACGGCGCGTGAAAACGTGTCGCTGGTGACCGATCTGGCCGAAGACCCGATGGACGCTGAAGCCGCGCTGGCCCTGGTGGGCCTGGGTCAGCGGGTAAACCATTTCATTTCCCAGCTCTCGGGCGGGGAGCAGCAACGCGTGGCGATTGCCCGGGCCATTGCCAAGCGCCCGGCGGTGTTGCTGTGCGACGAGCCCACCGGTGCGCTCGACAGCGCCACCGGCGTCATGGTGCTGCAGGCCATAGAGCGGGTGAACCGCGAGCTGGGTACCACCACCGTGGTCATCACCCACAACGCACCCATTGCCGACATGGCCGACCGCGTGTTGCGCCTGGGCGACGGGCGCATTGTCGAGACGAAGGTCAACGACCACAAGTTGCCCGCTTCGGATCTGAGCTGGTGATCCCGATGTACCAACGGTCGTTTGAATGCCCGTTCGGGCTGAGCCGGTTGAAGGATGTCGACAGGCTCGGCCCGAACGGTGGGTTCTTGTTGTTGGATGTTGTGAGGACCTGAGGCGCCCATGAAAGCCATCCACACCAAGCTCTGGCGCGATTTTTTGCGCCTGCGCGCCCAGGTGGCCACCATCGCCATGGTCGTGGCCATTGGTGTGGCCGGCTTCGTGGGCATGTTTTCGGTGCACGCTTCGCTGAAAGCCTCGCGCGACGCCTTTTACCAGGACAACCGGCTGGCTGATGTGTTCGCCGGGGTCAAGCGCGCGCCGCTGCATTTGCGCGAACGCCTCGCGGCCATCGATGGCGTCAATGAGGTGCTGTTCACCACCGCGATGGACGCCCAGATCGATCTGCCCGGCGTGATGCCCCCGGTTACCGGGCGCTTCATCGGCCTGACCCTCGCACGCGTGCATGCCGACCGCCAGAGCCTCAACAAGCTCTCGCTCAAGAGCGGGCGCTGGCCCGAGCGCGCAGGCGAGCTGGAAGCGCTGGTGAGCGACCGCTTCGCCGCCGCGCGTTCGCTCAAGGCCGGCGATACCGTGCGGGCCATCCTCAATGGCCGCCTGGAGACGGTGCACATCGTGGGCACCGCAGCCACGCCCGAATACGTTTTCGCCTCCCAGGGCGGCGCGCCCGACGATGAGTTTTTTGGTATCTGGTGGATCGACGATGAGCGCATGGCCACGGCGTTTGACATGCAAGGCGCGTTCAACCAGATGGCCATGGGCGTGGCGCCCGGCGTGCCGGTGGATCGGGTGATTGAAAAGGTGGACCGGCTGCTGGAGCCTTATGGTGCCATTGGCGCGGTGGGGCGTGACAAACAGCTGTCGAGCAAGATCGTTTCCGACGAGCTCACGCAGCTCAAGGTCATGGGCACCGTGTTGCCCTCGATTTTTCTGGTGGTCGCGATGTTCATCCTGAACGTGGTGCTCAGTCGCCAGGTGGCCACGCAGCGCGGCCAGATCGCCGCCCTCAAGGCGCTGGGCTACAGCGATGGCGCCATCGCCTGGCACTACATCCAGTTTGCTTTCCTGATCGCGGGGCTGGGTGTGGTGGTTGGGCTGGGCATGAGCGTGGCCATTGGCCGGGGCATGCTGGGCCTGTACGACGAGGTGTTCCGCTTCAACAGCCTCGACTACATCACCGAGCCCTGGCTGGTCGTCGTTTCGCTGGTCATCGCCGCGCTCGCCGCCGCCCTGGGCACCTGGACCGCCATCCACGCCGTGGTCAGCCTGCGCCCTGCGCAAGCCATGCAGCCACCTTCGCCACCCCATTACCGCGCCACGCTGATCGAGCGGGTTGGCCTGGGCAACCGCGTGAGCACCGGCGCGCTGATGGTGATCCGCAATGTGGAGCGGCGCCCGCTGCGCGCGGCCTTCACCGTGGTCGGCGTGGCGCTCGCCGTGGCGCTGCAAATCTCGGGCGCTTTCTGGATTGATGCCATCGCCCACATCATGGATGTGCAATACCGGCAGGTTCAGCAGGGCGATGTGTTGGTGAACTTCCACCGCCCGGTGCCGCTCTCGGTGGCGCGCGATCTCAAGCGCTTGCCCGGCGTGATCGACGCCGAACCCTACCGAACCGGGATGGTGCGCATCCGATTCAAAAGTGCGTCGGTGGATACCGCCATGATGGGCATTCGGAGCGATGCCAGGCTGTTTCGCGTGGTCGATGAGCAGCGCGGCGCGGTGTCGATGCCTGCGCGTGGTGTGGTGCTCTCGGCCATGCTGGCCCGCGAGCTGGGCGCGCGGGTGGGCGACCGCGTGCAAGTCGAATTCAGGCTGTGGAACCAGACCCGCACCGAAGTGGAAGTGGTCGATATTGTGCAAACCATGTTCGGCAAACTGGTCTACATGTCGCTTTCCGGCATGACCGATCTGGCGCGCGATGGTGCGGGCGTGGCCGATGCCGCCTTGCAGGTGGATCCGCTCCACATGGACGCCTTCTGGGGCGCGGTCAAAAGCGCGCCCACGATCAACTCGGTGTTCGACAAGGCTTCTTCCATGGAGAGCTTTGACCGCACCACCTCGCGCAACATGGGTGTGTTCAGTGGCATCCTCACCCTGTTCGCCGCCGCCATGGCCGTGGGCATTGTCTACAACTCGGCGCGCATCTCGCTCTCCGAGCGCGCCTGGGAGCTGGCCAGCCTGCGCGTCTTGGGCATGACGCGCGCCGAAGTGTCGGTGTTGCTGCTGGCCGAACTTGGCGCCGAGCTGCTGCTGGCCCTGCCCATAGGTGCCTTCGCCGGCTGGGCGCTGGCCACGCTGATGATGGCGCTCATGTCGTCAGACGCAATTGATTTTCCCGTGGTGATCGAGCCGAGCACCTATGCCTCGGCGGCCTTCATCGTGCTGGCCGCCGCCGTGGCCAGCGCCTTGCTGGTGCGCCGCAAGATTGACCGGCTTGACCTGGTGGCTGTATTGAAAGTACGCGAATGAAGACGATGAACAAAATCAATATGAACAACCCGAGCAAATCCTGCCCCTGGGGCCGCTATCTGATCATCACCGCTGCGCTGCTGGCGCTGGTCGTTCTGGTGTGGTGGCTTTACCAGCCACGGCCCTTGGTGGTGGAAGTGGCTGCCGTAGGCGAAGGCCGCTTCGAACAGGTGATTGAAGAAGACGGTCAGTTGCGCCTCAAGAACCGCTATGTGATCGTCGCGCCGACCCAGGCCGAGCTGCAGCGGCCCACGCTCAAGGTGGGCGATACCGTGAACGCGGGCGACGTGGTGGCCGTGTTGCAACCGGCCTCACCGCAAATGATCGACGCGCGCACCCGCCAGATGCTGGTTGAGCGGGTGGGCAGTGCCAACGCCGTGCGACAGGCCGCAAGCGCCCAGGCGCAGCGCCTGCAGACCGCGCTGGCCCAGGCCGATCTCGAAGCCAGCCGCGCCAATCAACTGGCCAAAGAAAAATTCGTTTCAAGCTCTGCGCTCGACCAGGCCTTGTTGGCTCAACGCGCGGCCCGCCAGGCGCTCGCCGCCGGGAAAGCCGAGTTGGGCGCCGCCGAGTTCGCTCTGGCCGAGGCCCGTGCCGCGCTGTCGCGCTCCGAGCCCGCTGCCGATTCGAAGGCCACCGCTGGTTTGTGGTCGCTCAAAAGTCCGGTCAACGGGCGCGTGCTCAAGCTGCATCTGGAAAGCGCTGCCCCGGTCAACCCCGGCCAGGCGCTGGTGGAAATTGGCGATGTGGGTGCGCTGGAGGCCGTGATCGATGTGCTCTCCAGCGAAGTCATGGCGATCCAGCCTGGCGCCGTCGTGTCGCTGTCGGTTGGCGGCGGCGCCGCGCCTCTGGTCGGGCAGGTGGAGCGCATCGAGCCGGTGGCCTTCACCAAGGTGTCAGCGCTGGGGATCAACGAGCAACGCGTCAACGTGATCGTGGCCGTAGAAGGCGGCGCCACGGCCCTGCAAGGCCTGGGTGACGGTTTCAGGGTCGAGGCCCGCATCGTCACGAAAGCGCAAGACGACGCGCTGCTTGCCCCCAGCGCCGCGCTGGTGCGCGATGGCACCGCCTGGCGCGTGTTCGTGGTCGAAGGCGGGCGGGCGCAGGCGAGGGCGGTCACGCTCAAAGACCGCAACGCCGATCAGGCCTGGATTGAAAGCGGCCTGAAAGCAGGGGAGAGCGTGGTGCTGTACCCGGGCAGCATGGTGGGGGACGGGCAGGCGGTGAAGCTGGCGCGTTAAGGGGTGGCGAGGTAAAATTGGAAACCGGTTTCAATTGGCGACGCACTTGAGGTGCCCCAGTTGTGAACATCGCCACACGGTTCCGTTTTCATCCCATCTTTCCCCAGGAGTATCAAATGACACAGCCCACCATCGGGTTCATCGGCCTCGGCCAGATGGGCAGCAACATGGTCGAAAATCTGCAAAACAAGGGCTTCAAGCTGGTTGTGATGGGTCGCAACAAAGAAGCGGTCGCCGCCGTGTTGGCCCGAGGCGCTGTCGAAGCCCAATCACCCGCTGCGCTGGCTGCCGCCTGCGACATCATCATGCTGTGCGTCACGACTTCTGAAGTGGTGGAGTCGCTGGTTTACGGCGAAAACGGCATACTCGCCGGCATCAAGGCAGGCGCGGTGGTGATCGATTTCGGCACCTCC
This region of Hydrogenophaga crassostreae genomic DNA includes:
- a CDS encoding ABC transporter permease; translation: MKAIHTKLWRDFLRLRAQVATIAMVVAIGVAGFVGMFSVHASLKASRDAFYQDNRLADVFAGVKRAPLHLRERLAAIDGVNEVLFTTAMDAQIDLPGVMPPVTGRFIGLTLARVHADRQSLNKLSLKSGRWPERAGELEALVSDRFAAARSLKAGDTVRAILNGRLETVHIVGTAATPEYVFASQGGAPDDEFFGIWWIDDERMATAFDMQGAFNQMAMGVAPGVPVDRVIEKVDRLLEPYGAIGAVGRDKQLSSKIVSDELTQLKVMGTVLPSIFLVVAMFILNVVLSRQVATQRGQIAALKALGYSDGAIAWHYIQFAFLIAGLGVVVGLGMSVAIGRGMLGLYDEVFRFNSLDYITEPWLVVVSLVIAALAAALGTWTAIHAVVSLRPAQAMQPPSPPHYRATLIERVGLGNRVSTGALMVIRNVERRPLRAAFTVVGVALAVALQISGAFWIDAIAHIMDVQYRQVQQGDVLVNFHRPVPLSVARDLKRLPGVIDAEPYRTGMVRIRFKSASVDTAMMGIRSDARLFRVVDEQRGAVSMPARGVVLSAMLARELGARVGDRVQVEFRLWNQTRTEVEVVDIVQTMFGKLVYMSLSGMTDLARDGAGVADAALQVDPLHMDAFWGAVKSAPTINSVFDKASSMESFDRTTSRNMGVFSGILTLFAAAMAVGIVYNSARISLSERAWELASLRVLGMTRAEVSVLLLAELGAELLLALPIGAFAGWALATLMMALMSSDAIDFPVVIEPSTYASAAFIVLAAAVASALLVRRKIDRLDLVAVLKVRE
- a CDS encoding efflux RND transporter periplasmic adaptor subunit translates to MNKINMNNPSKSCPWGRYLIITAALLALVVLVWWLYQPRPLVVEVAAVGEGRFEQVIEEDGQLRLKNRYVIVAPTQAELQRPTLKVGDTVNAGDVVAVLQPASPQMIDARTRQMLVERVGSANAVRQAASAQAQRLQTALAQADLEASRANQLAKEKFVSSSALDQALLAQRAARQALAAGKAELGAAEFALAEARAALSRSEPAADSKATAGLWSLKSPVNGRVLKLHLESAAPVNPGQALVEIGDVGALEAVIDVLSSEVMAIQPGAVVSLSVGGGAAPLVGQVERIEPVAFTKVSALGINEQRVNVIVAVEGGATALQGLGDGFRVEARIVTKAQDDALLAPSAALVRDGTAWRVFVVEGGRAQARAVTLKDRNADQAWIESGLKAGESVVLYPGSMVGDGQAVKLAR